A single genomic interval of Candidatus Eremiobacterota bacterium harbors:
- a CDS encoding branched-chain amino acid transaminase yields the protein MQLDDLIVYHRGEFKPYPDAKLGLLTHALNYGTGCFEGIRAFWSEGAGELYVFEPTAHFRRLAASAKVLLMDLPLAPEELSQLTVELCRRNGFRSDVYIRPVLYKSEETFGVRLDDLEHDLFVVAFPNSKYLDTNEGVKACVSSWRRLDDNAEPARAKITGSYVNSALAKSEARLNGFDEAIMLTDDGHVSESSAANLFVVRDGTVSTPGVAHNLLEGITRKLVAQIIARELGIPVVERTIDRTELYSADEVIMCGTGVGIAWLRTLDHRVIGSGSAGPVATAIARVYDDVTRGRDPRFGSELRAVHGTPALALT from the coding sequence ATGCAGCTCGACGACCTCATCGTGTACCACCGGGGCGAGTTCAAGCCGTATCCCGACGCGAAGCTCGGCCTCCTGACGCACGCGCTGAACTACGGGACCGGATGCTTCGAAGGGATTCGAGCGTTCTGGAGCGAGGGGGCCGGCGAGCTGTACGTGTTCGAGCCGACCGCGCACTTCCGGCGGCTCGCAGCGTCGGCGAAGGTGCTGCTGATGGACCTGCCGCTCGCGCCGGAGGAGCTCTCGCAGCTGACGGTCGAGCTCTGCCGGCGCAACGGCTTCCGCAGCGACGTCTACATCCGGCCGGTGCTCTACAAGAGCGAAGAGACGTTCGGCGTGCGGCTCGACGACCTCGAGCACGACCTCTTCGTCGTCGCGTTCCCGAACAGCAAGTACCTCGACACGAACGAGGGCGTGAAGGCGTGCGTGAGCAGCTGGCGGCGCCTCGACGACAACGCCGAGCCGGCGCGCGCGAAGATCACCGGCAGCTACGTCAACTCGGCGCTCGCCAAGAGCGAAGCCCGGCTGAACGGCTTCGACGAAGCGATCATGCTCACCGACGACGGCCACGTCTCGGAGAGCTCCGCGGCGAACCTGTTCGTCGTGCGCGACGGAACGGTCTCGACGCCGGGCGTCGCGCACAACCTGCTCGAGGGGATCACCCGCAAGCTGGTCGCGCAGATCATCGCGCGCGAGCTCGGCATCCCGGTCGTCGAGCGCACGATCGACCGCACCGAGCTGTACTCCGCCGACGAAGTGATCATGTGCGGAACCGGCGTCGGCATCGCCTGGCTGCGCACGCTCGATCACCGCGTCATCGGCAGCGGCAGCGCCGGGCCCGTCGCAACCGCAATCGCCCGCGTCTACGACGACGTCACCCGCGGCCGCGACCCCCGTTTCGGCAGCGAGCTGCGCGCCGTCCACGGCACCCCGGCGCTCGCGCTGACGTAG
- a CDS encoding beta-lactamase family protein has protein sequence MTYLRRAALACRVVVFVLLGAVCADAQSTVPQSTIPQTPAGTQFAGWLAAFNGGDPAAYKAFVEKNWPAGVKFLAEDKRFRETTGGFDLRKVDPSSTPAKFVALVQERNSDQLAQVILTVEAAEPHHIAELLLRAVPRPAEFALPHLSMDDLVAALRAKLQRDSAADRFAGAVLVAQDGKPVFAQAYGLADIAHKIPNTLQTRFRIGSMNKMFTAVAVLQLGQAGKLRLDASLGTYLPDYPNKDVAAKVTIHELLTHTGGTGDIFGPQFEAHRLELRTLDDYVRTYGQRGLSFEPGSRWAYSNYGFILLGAVIHKVSGQSYYDYVREHVYAPAGMTSTGSEPESTAVPNRSIGYMTDEAGNLKPNTDTLPYRGTSAGGGYSTVEDLLRFANALHDHKLLDANYTELLTTGKVDMPGGRRYAYGFGDEMVNGTRCVGHNGGAPGMSGDLAICAGGRYVVAVLANRDPDAADKISGFVTNRLPLK, from the coding sequence TTGACCTATCTGCGCCGCGCCGCCTTGGCGTGCCGAGTCGTCGTCTTCGTGTTGCTCGGCGCGGTCTGCGCCGACGCGCAGAGCACCGTCCCGCAGAGCACCATCCCGCAGACGCCCGCGGGAACGCAATTTGCGGGCTGGCTTGCTGCGTTCAACGGCGGCGACCCGGCGGCGTACAAGGCGTTCGTCGAAAAGAACTGGCCCGCGGGGGTGAAGTTCTTGGCGGAGGACAAGCGCTTTCGGGAAACGACCGGCGGCTTCGACCTGCGCAAAGTCGACCCGTCGTCCACGCCGGCGAAGTTCGTCGCGCTCGTGCAGGAGCGAAACTCCGATCAGCTCGCGCAAGTGATCCTGACCGTCGAGGCGGCCGAACCGCACCACATCGCCGAGCTGCTGCTGCGCGCCGTGCCGCGCCCCGCCGAGTTCGCGCTGCCGCACCTGAGCATGGACGATCTCGTCGCCGCCTTGCGCGCGAAGCTGCAGCGCGATTCGGCGGCCGATCGCTTTGCCGGCGCGGTGCTCGTCGCTCAAGACGGCAAGCCGGTCTTCGCTCAGGCGTACGGTCTCGCCGACATCGCGCACAAGATCCCGAACACGCTGCAGACGCGCTTCCGCATCGGCTCGATGAACAAGATGTTCACCGCGGTAGCGGTTCTCCAGCTCGGGCAAGCCGGGAAGCTGCGCCTCGACGCTTCGCTCGGCACCTATCTTCCCGACTATCCGAACAAAGACGTCGCGGCGAAGGTGACGATCCACGAGCTGCTCACGCACACCGGCGGGACCGGCGACATCTTCGGCCCGCAGTTCGAGGCGCACCGGCTGGAGCTGCGCACGCTCGACGACTACGTACGCACGTACGGCCAGCGCGGGCTGAGCTTCGAGCCGGGAAGCCGCTGGGCGTACAGCAACTACGGCTTCATCCTGCTCGGCGCGGTCATCCACAAGGTCAGCGGTCAAAGCTACTACGACTACGTGCGCGAGCACGTCTACGCTCCGGCCGGGATGACGTCGACCGGCTCGGAGCCGGAGAGCACCGCCGTGCCCAACCGCAGCATCGGCTACATGACGGACGAGGCGGGTAACCTGAAGCCCAACACCGATACGCTGCCGTATCGCGGGACCTCCGCGGGCGGCGGATATTCGACGGTCGAAGACTTGCTGCGGTTCGCGAACGCGCTTCACGATCACAAGCTCCTCGACGCGAACTACACGGAATTGCTGACCACCGGCAAGGTCGATATGCCGGGCGGCCGCCGCTACGCCTACGGCTTCGGGGACGAGATGGTGAACGGGACGCGCTGCGTCGGGCACAACGGCGGCGCGCCCGGAATGAGCGGCGATCTCGCGATCTGCGCCGGCGGCCGCTACGTCGTCGCCGTGCTGGCGAACCGCGACCCCGACGCCGCCGACAAGATCTCCGGCTTCGTCACGAACCGCTTGCCACTGAAGTGA
- a CDS encoding PLP-dependent aminotransferase family protein encodes MASVRRRSQIIGLSLLAIDRAADESLRQQIYVRVRDAIVRGEMRAGFRLPSTRAVAKELTVSRNTVGDVFAQLVAEGYLVARHGSGTYVAPNAIALSARAAPLRGSSWERASSRGKLLAAINTEERAFGKQPLPFQPGIPDLEHFPFDTWSRIAARLMRRPRAELVSYGDPAGHRPLREVIAAELRSRKGIACSDEQIVVVGGTQQALDLVCRLALDPGDEVWIEEPSSRSVRAAFIGAGVTMVPVPVDGEGLDVARGRELAPRARLAHVTSAHQWPLGVTMSRARREEVLRWADESDAWIVEDEYDGVVRYDGMRPETLRALDRSDRVIYTGSFSTTTFPGLRIGFLIAPPPLVGAFIAAKAVADRQTSSFDQAILAEFIYDGHYHRHRARMQAIYAERQARLIERLRELAGIEIAPTASGLHIVVPLPPSTDDRALSLRAQDAGVIAPPLSQQYLTSPARRGLLLGFGVAGLAAIERAVPPLARCLAQVAQRPRALRPLPRAARELPG; translated from the coding sequence ATGGCGTCCGTGCGGCGGCGTTCGCAGATCATCGGGCTTTCGCTGCTCGCGATCGACCGTGCGGCCGACGAGAGCTTGCGCCAGCAGATCTACGTGCGCGTGCGCGACGCGATCGTGCGCGGCGAGATGCGGGCCGGATTTCGCCTGCCCTCGACGCGCGCGGTCGCCAAAGAGCTGACCGTCTCGCGCAACACCGTCGGGGACGTCTTCGCGCAGCTCGTCGCCGAAGGCTACCTCGTCGCGCGCCATGGTTCGGGCACGTACGTGGCACCGAACGCGATCGCGCTCTCGGCGCGCGCCGCACCGCTCCGGGGCAGCTCGTGGGAGCGCGCCTCGTCGCGCGGCAAACTGCTGGCGGCGATCAACACCGAGGAGCGCGCGTTCGGGAAACAGCCGCTGCCGTTTCAGCCGGGAATTCCGGACCTCGAGCACTTTCCGTTCGACACCTGGTCGCGCATCGCGGCGCGCTTGATGCGCCGCCCGCGCGCGGAGCTGGTGAGCTACGGCGATCCGGCCGGGCACCGGCCGCTGCGCGAGGTGATCGCCGCCGAGCTGCGCTCGCGCAAAGGGATCGCGTGCAGCGACGAGCAGATCGTCGTCGTCGGCGGGACGCAGCAGGCGCTCGACCTGGTCTGCCGGCTCGCGCTCGACCCGGGCGACGAGGTCTGGATCGAAGAGCCGTCCTCGCGCAGCGTGCGCGCCGCGTTCATCGGCGCCGGCGTGACGATGGTTCCGGTTCCGGTCGACGGCGAAGGGCTCGATGTCGCCCGCGGCCGCGAGCTCGCGCCGCGCGCGCGGCTCGCGCACGTCACCAGCGCGCACCAATGGCCGCTCGGCGTCACGATGTCGCGCGCGCGCCGGGAAGAAGTGCTGCGCTGGGCCGACGAGTCCGACGCGTGGATCGTCGAGGACGAGTACGACGGCGTCGTCCGCTACGACGGCATGCGGCCCGAAACGCTGCGCGCGCTCGACCGCAGCGACCGCGTGATCTACACCGGCTCGTTCAGCACGACGACGTTCCCCGGCTTGCGCATCGGCTTCTTGATCGCGCCGCCGCCGCTGGTCGGCGCCTTCATCGCCGCCAAAGCCGTCGCCGACCGGCAGACCTCGTCGTTCGATCAAGCGATCCTGGCGGAGTTCATCTACGACGGCCACTACCACCGGCACCGCGCGCGAATGCAAGCGATCTACGCCGAGCGCCAGGCGCGTTTGATCGAGCGGCTGCGCGAGCTCGCCGGGATCGAGATCGCGCCGACGGCGTCCGGATTGCATATCGTCGTTCCGCTGCCCCCGAGCACGGATGACCGCGCGCTGTCGCTGCGCGCGCAGGACGCCGGCGTGATCGCGCCGCCGCTCTCGCAGCAGTACCTGACGTCCCCGGCACGGCGCGGGCTGCTGCTCGGTTTCGGCGTCGCCGGCCTGGCCGCGATCGAGCGCGCCGTGCCGCCGCTCGCGCGCTGCTTGGCTCAGGTCGCGCAGCGACCGCGCGCGCTGCGCCCGCTCCCGCGCGCGGCCCGCGAGCTCCCCGGCTGA
- the alr gene encoding alanine racemase produces MIAQIEVDLGALARNADALARLVAPARLSAVVKANAYGHGLVPVARALAPHAARLCVYSLEEAVALRDAGIDATIHVLGPVPPNELDVAHAANVQLTLWDAELYARQVASAARRRRRPFSVHAKIDTGVVRLGLDVRAAPAALQQYLATPEFELVGAFTHLAAAEELDSSFTLEQTQRFVDATRALDARVERHAAATAAAILWPQTRLNAVRCGIGVYGIWPSDEAETEMRARGLVLEPALTWRTRIVALHEIDAGTTVGYGRTWRAERRSTIATLPVGYAEGLPRAASNAAHALVRGVRVPLVGRVCMDMAFLDVTGVPGAVPGDVVTLIGAGGGERITAEELAAACGTIGYEIVARLPADVPRRYDVIEP; encoded by the coding sequence TTGATCGCGCAGATCGAGGTCGATCTCGGCGCGCTCGCCCGCAACGCCGACGCGCTCGCGCGGCTGGTCGCGCCGGCGCGGCTGAGCGCGGTCGTCAAGGCGAACGCGTACGGCCACGGGCTGGTGCCGGTCGCGCGCGCGCTCGCGCCGCACGCCGCGCGTCTGTGCGTGTACTCGCTGGAAGAAGCGGTCGCGCTGCGCGACGCCGGCATCGACGCGACGATCCACGTGCTCGGCCCGGTTCCGCCGAACGAGCTCGACGTCGCGCACGCCGCGAACGTGCAGCTCACGCTGTGGGACGCCGAGCTCTACGCGCGCCAGGTCGCGAGCGCCGCGCGCCGCCGCCGGCGCCCGTTTTCCGTGCACGCGAAGATCGACACCGGCGTCGTGCGGCTCGGGCTCGACGTGCGCGCCGCGCCGGCCGCGCTGCAGCAGTATCTCGCAACGCCGGAATTCGAGCTGGTCGGTGCGTTCACGCATCTTGCCGCCGCGGAAGAGCTCGACTCCTCGTTCACGCTCGAGCAGACGCAGCGCTTCGTCGACGCGACGCGGGCGCTCGACGCGCGCGTCGAGCGGCATGCAGCGGCGACCGCGGCGGCGATCCTGTGGCCGCAGACGCGGTTGAACGCGGTGCGCTGCGGGATCGGCGTGTACGGCATCTGGCCGAGCGACGAAGCGGAGACGGAGATGCGCGCGCGCGGGCTCGTGCTGGAGCCGGCGCTCACGTGGCGCACCCGTATCGTCGCGCTGCACGAGATCGATGCCGGGACGACGGTCGGCTACGGGCGCACCTGGCGCGCCGAGCGGCGCAGCACGATCGCGACGCTCCCGGTCGGCTATGCCGAAGGGCTCCCGCGCGCCGCGAGCAACGCCGCGCACGCGCTCGTGCGGGGCGTGCGCGTCCCGCTGGTCGGGCGGGTCTGCATGGACATGGCGTTCCTCGACGTCACCGGCGTCCCGGGGGCCGTGCCGGGCGACGTGGTCACCTTGATCGGCGCCGGCGGCGGCGAGCGGATCACCGCCGAGGAGCTCGCCGCGGCGTGCGGGACGATCGGCTACGAGATCGTCGCCCGGCTCCCGGCCGACGTTCCGCGCCGCTACGACGTTATCGAGCCGTGA
- the groES gene encoding co-chaperone GroES, translating into MVFVNLKPLGDRVVVEHVEQAEKSAGGVFLPDTAKEKPQEGRVLAVGTGRTLDNGTKLPMDVKVGDRIIYSKYSGSEIKLEGKEYLIISEKDVLAVLADEKVPAGV; encoded by the coding sequence ATGGTTTTCGTGAATCTCAAGCCACTGGGCGATCGCGTGGTCGTCGAGCACGTGGAGCAGGCCGAGAAGAGCGCCGGAGGCGTCTTCCTTCCCGATACGGCCAAAGAGAAGCCGCAGGAAGGCCGCGTTCTCGCCGTCGGCACCGGCCGCACGCTCGACAATGGCACCAAGCTGCCGATGGACGTGAAAGTCGGCGACCGCATCATCTACTCGAAGTACTCGGGCTCGGAGATCAAGCTCGAAGGCAAAGAGTACCTCATCATTTCTGAAAAGGACGTTCTCGCGGTGCTCGCCGACGAGAAGGTTCCGGCCGGAGTTTAA